In the genome of Nocardioides sp. NBC_00368, the window ACGACCGTGAGGCCGGGCAGGTGCAGATGGCCAGCGCTCAGGACGCGGCGATCGCGGCGGCGCTGACCAAGCTCGGTGAGGACGTCGACGAGGTCTCGGTCGCCGAGGTCAGCGAGGACGCTCCCGCCGCGGGCAAGCTGAAGGCCGAGGACGTGGTCACCAAGGTCGGCGACACGGCCGTCGACACCCCCGAAGAGGTCGTCACCGAGGTGCAGAAGGTCGAGCCCGGCGACACGATCGAGCTGACCGTCGAGCGCAAGGGCAAGACGCTGACCGAGTCGATCAAGACCGGTGAGAAGGAGGGCAAGGCCTTCATCGGCGTCTCGCTGGGAGCGACCTACGACTTCCCCTACGACGTCAAGATCACGCTCGACCCGGCCATCGGCGGACCGAGCGCCGGGCTGATGATGGCGCTCTCGGTCTACGACACCCTGACCAAGGGCCCGCTGACCGGCGAGAAGAAGATCGCCGGCACCGGCACCATCGACGGCTCCGGCAACGTCGGCCCGATCGGCGGGATCCAGCAGAAGATCCCGGGTGCGGCCTCGGACGGGGCCGAGCTCTTCCTGGTGCCCGCCGGCAACTGCCAAGACGTCGAGGGCGCCGAGAACGGTGACATGCGCCTGACCCGTGTGGAGAACCTCGACGACGCCATCAAGGCGATCGAGACCTGGACCGAGGACCCGAATGCCAAGCTGCCGACCTGTGGGAGCACGAAGTGAACGACACCCCTGAGCCCACGCCCGGGCCCACCCCCGAGCTCAGCCGCGGCCTCGACCTGGAGACCGATCCCGCTCTGGCCGCGGCCGTCCTCGAGATCGAGGCCCACGTCGCGAGCGAGGGCTGGGACGGTCCGGCGAGGTTGTTCGCGCTGGTCGACACGGCCGCGCTGGTCAAGGCCGAGCCGGCGCTCGCCACGATGATGGGCCTGGACAACCCGGACCAGGAGGGGTCGCTGACCCCGATCGAGCAGGACCAGGTGCCCGTGACGACCCAGCTGGAGGAGGTCCTCCAGACGACGGCCTGGCCCGCAGGCGTCACCGGCTGCGCCGCGGTCGTCGAGCGTCTGGTGCTGCCGCCCGACGCCGACGGCAAGATCCCCGAGGACGCCGAGGCGGCCGCGGAGTTCGCCAAGGCGCACCCCGACCGGCAGGAGGTACGCATCGTGGCCGGCGCGACACGTGCTGGTGCCACGTACTGTGCTCTGCGGTTGAAGGCGCACGACGACGACCAGTCGGTCATCGGCGGCGTCGACCTGGTCCCCGAGCTCCTCGAGCTGCTGCGTGTCACTCTTGAGGAGAACCCAGACAGCGAGGGCGACGAATGAGTCTCTTTGACGACGACGACCCGGCGCAGGCGCCGGCCCGCAACCAGAGCACCGGCCGCAACCGATGGCTGGCGATCGCGGCCGTCTCGGTCATCGTGCTCTTCTTCGGCATCAGCGCCTTCGCGGCGGTCTACACCGACGCGCTGTGGTACGACGCGATCGACTTCAGCAGCGTCTTCGGCACAGTCTTCTGGACGCGCACGGCGCTGTTCGTGATCTTCGGCGTGCTGATGGCGATCATGATCGGGCTGCCGGCCGCGCTCGCCTACCGCACCCGTCCCTACTTCCACCCGGCCGACGACATCGGCGGCCTGGACCGCTACCGCGACGCGATCGCTCCGATCCGTACGTGGCTGCTGGTCGGCATCGCGGGGGTGTCGGGGATCTTCGCCGGCTTCTCCGGCGCGGGCCACTGGCGTACGTACCTGATGTGGCGCCACGGGCGCGACTTCGACAAGGTCGACGAGTTCTTCAAGAAGGACATCGGCTTCTACGTCTTCGACCTGCCGTGGTGGCACTACCTGGTCAACTTCGCGCTGACCGGGCTGATCCTCGGCACCATCGGCGCGATGATCGTGCACTACGTCTACGGCGGGATCCGGCTGACCGCGCAGCGTGACCGGTTCACCCGCTCGGCACAGGTCCAGCTCAGCGCCATGCTCGGGCTGATCCTGCTGGTCAAGGGGCTCGACTACTGGGTCGACCGCTACGACCTCGTCAACGGCTCCGGCCCGCGACTGGACGGGATGACCTACACCGACGAGCACGCGGTGCTCCCGGCCAACCAGATCCTGCTCGCGATCGCCGTGATCTGCGGGATTCTGTTCCTGCTGAACATGTGGCGGCGCAGCTGGCAGCTGCCCTCGATCGCGATCTCGCTGTTCGCGATCTCGGTGCTGCTGATCGGGATGATCTGGCCCGCGGTCGTGCAGGGCTTCCAGGTCCGGCCGAGCGAGCAGGACAAGGAGAAGCCCTACCTGGCGGCCAACATCAAGGCCACCCAGGACGCCTACGGCATCTCCAAGGACAAGCTCGAGGTGACCGAGTACACCTCGCAGGCCGAGGCCGACGGCGCCTCGCCCGAGCAGCTCGACGAGACCGCGTCCTCGCTGCCGATCGTCGACCCGGCGGTCGTCCACCGCGAGTTCGAGCAGGTCCAGCAGGGTCGCTCCTACTACTCGGTGCACGAGCCGCTCGACATCTCCACCTACGAGGTCGGTGGCAAGGAGCGGGCGGTCGTGCTCGGCGTACGCGAGCTCAACCAGGCCGGCATCTCCGACTCCGACCGCACCTGGACCAACCTGCACACGGTCTACACCCACTCCAACGGGGTGATCGCCTCCTACGCCAACATGCGCGGCGCCGACGACAAGTCCGAGTCGAACCAGATGCAGTGGGCCGAGGGTGACCGCACCGGTCAGCACGACCTCACCTCGGGACAAGGCAAGTTCCAGGACAAGGTCTACTTCGGCGAGGACTCGCCGGAGTACTCGATCGTCGGGAAGGCCGGCGAAGGCGCCGCGGTCGAGCTCGACTACAACTCCGAGGACGGCGAGACCCGGACGACGTACGAAGGTGCCGGCGGTGTCCCGATCGGTTCGAACTTCCGCCAGCTGATGTACGCCATCCAGTTCGGCTCCACGAACTTCCTGCTCTCCTCGCGGGTCAACGAGAACTCCGAGATCCTCTACGACCGCTCCCCGAAGGAACGGGTGCAGAAGGTCGCGCCGTGGCTGACGCTCGACGACGACGTCTACCCGGTGATCGTCGGCGGGCGGATCCAGTGGGTGGTCGACGGCTACACGACCACCGACCGCTACCCACAGGCCGCGCGCGACTCGTTCGCCTCGATGACCGACGACGCCACCCAGACCTCGACCGGTGTGCAGACGCTGCCCACCGACGAGATCAACTACATGCGCAACGCGGTGAAGGCGACCGTGGACGCCTACGACGGCACGGTCACCCTCTACGAGTGGGACGAGTCGGACCCGATCCTGCAGACGTGGGAGGCGGCCTTCCCCGGCACCGTGATGCCGAAGTCGTCGGTCCCGAAGGAGCTGATGGAGCACCTTCGCTACCCCGAGGACCTCTACAAGGTGCAGCGCTACCAGCTGGCGCGCTACCACGTCTCCGACCCGGACGTCTTCTTCTCCGGCAACGAGCGCTGGGCCGTGCCCGAGGACCCGAACGACGACAACCACCAGCAGACGCCCTACCGGATGTTCCTCGACGACGGCTCGGGCACCGCTCGCTGGTCGCTGACGTCGGCCTTCGTGCCCTACAACCGTCCCAACCTGGCGGCGATGATGTCGGTCGACTCCGACGCCACCTCGGAGAACTACGGGAAGATCCGGATCACCACCGGCTTCCCCGACGACACCCAGGGCCCCGGCATGGTGTCCAACGAGTTCCGTACGGACAAGGCGATCGCCGACGAGGTCGCCTCGTTCAACCGCTCCGGATCGGCGCCGGTGTGGGGCCAGGTCATCACCTACCCGACCGCGAAGAACGGCATCCTGTACGTCGAGCCGATCTACGCCCGCCGGGCGACCGCCTCCACCTCTGGCTATGCCCAGCTCGCCTTCGTGCTGGTCTCCTACGACGGACGGGTCGGCTACGGAACCACGCTGAGCGATGCCCTCGAGGTCGCGCTGACCGGCGCCTCGCCGACACCCCCGACGGAAACCGATCCCGACGAGGAACCGGCCGAGACCCCGCCCTCCTCCGGTGACGCACCGGGCGAGGTCGGCCAGCTCCTCGAGGACGCGCGCTCGCTGTTCGCCCAGGCGGACGAGGCCGGCAAGGCCGGCGACTACGCCGAGCGTGAGCGGCTCATCGCCGAGGCCCAGGACAAGGTCGACCAGGCCGCCGACCTGATCTCGGGAGGGTGAGGACACCTCCGATTAGGGGTTCGTTTCCCCTCGCGTGTAATGTTCTTCTTGCGACGCGGGGTGGAGCAGCTCGGTAGCTCGCTGGGCTCATAACCCAGAGGTCACAGGTTCAAATCCTGTCCCCGCTACTCCAAGACGAAGGCCCGGACCGAAAGGTCCGGGCCTTCGTGATTTCGGTTCCACTTGCGCCTGGTCATCCGTGGCTCTCACGTCGGGCTCGTCGGGACCCCGCGTCCCAGATTGGGGTTCGGGTGAGTTCGCGGGTAGAGTTGTTCTT includes:
- a CDS encoding PPA1309 family protein, which produces MNDTPEPTPGPTPELSRGLDLETDPALAAAVLEIEAHVASEGWDGPARLFALVDTAALVKAEPALATMMGLDNPDQEGSLTPIEQDQVPVTTQLEEVLQTTAWPAGVTGCAAVVERLVLPPDADGKIPEDAEAAAEFAKAHPDRQEVRIVAGATRAGATYCALRLKAHDDDQSVIGGVDLVPELLELLRVTLEENPDSEGDE
- a CDS encoding YlbL family protein encodes the protein MTQRTLAGLVALPLVVALIVIAWVVPLPYTIYSPGPTVNVLGEFDGKDIVQVEGHESYRDEGQLRMTTVSETTREARLGLWTLLGAWMSDTEAVYPREVAYPDQGTVEDDREAGQVQMASAQDAAIAAALTKLGEDVDEVSVAEVSEDAPAAGKLKAEDVVTKVGDTAVDTPEEVVTEVQKVEPGDTIELTVERKGKTLTESIKTGEKEGKAFIGVSLGATYDFPYDVKITLDPAIGGPSAGLMMALSVYDTLTKGPLTGEKKIAGTGTIDGSGNVGPIGGIQQKIPGAASDGAELFLVPAGNCQDVEGAENGDMRLTRVENLDDAIKAIETWTEDPNAKLPTCGSTK
- a CDS encoding UPF0182 family membrane protein; this translates as MSLFDDDDPAQAPARNQSTGRNRWLAIAAVSVIVLFFGISAFAAVYTDALWYDAIDFSSVFGTVFWTRTALFVIFGVLMAIMIGLPAALAYRTRPYFHPADDIGGLDRYRDAIAPIRTWLLVGIAGVSGIFAGFSGAGHWRTYLMWRHGRDFDKVDEFFKKDIGFYVFDLPWWHYLVNFALTGLILGTIGAMIVHYVYGGIRLTAQRDRFTRSAQVQLSAMLGLILLVKGLDYWVDRYDLVNGSGPRLDGMTYTDEHAVLPANQILLAIAVICGILFLLNMWRRSWQLPSIAISLFAISVLLIGMIWPAVVQGFQVRPSEQDKEKPYLAANIKATQDAYGISKDKLEVTEYTSQAEADGASPEQLDETASSLPIVDPAVVHREFEQVQQGRSYYSVHEPLDISTYEVGGKERAVVLGVRELNQAGISDSDRTWTNLHTVYTHSNGVIASYANMRGADDKSESNQMQWAEGDRTGQHDLTSGQGKFQDKVYFGEDSPEYSIVGKAGEGAAVELDYNSEDGETRTTYEGAGGVPIGSNFRQLMYAIQFGSTNFLLSSRVNENSEILYDRSPKERVQKVAPWLTLDDDVYPVIVGGRIQWVVDGYTTTDRYPQAARDSFASMTDDATQTSTGVQTLPTDEINYMRNAVKATVDAYDGTVTLYEWDESDPILQTWEAAFPGTVMPKSSVPKELMEHLRYPEDLYKVQRYQLARYHVSDPDVFFSGNERWAVPEDPNDDNHQQTPYRMFLDDGSGTARWSLTSAFVPYNRPNLAAMMSVDSDATSENYGKIRITTGFPDDTQGPGMVSNEFRTDKAIADEVASFNRSGSAPVWGQVITYPTAKNGILYVEPIYARRATASTSGYAQLAFVLVSYDGRVGYGTTLSDALEVALTGASPTPPTETDPDEEPAETPPSSGDAPGEVGQLLEDARSLFAQADEAGKAGDYAERERLIAEAQDKVDQAADLISGG